A region of Shewanella psychromarinicola DNA encodes the following proteins:
- a CDS encoding GlsB/YeaQ/YmgE family stress response membrane protein has protein sequence MDITGLLITLAIGALAGWLAGTLMKGMGFGLLGNIVVGIVGAVVGGFVFSLLGISMGGLLGSIITATAGAVILLFVVGLIKKL, from the coding sequence ATGGATATAACAGGCTTATTGATTACGTTAGCCATTGGCGCATTAGCCGGCTGGTTGGCTGGGACGTTAATGAAAGGGATGGGCTTTGGTCTACTCGGTAATATCGTAGTCGGTATTGTAGGGGCAGTGGTCGGGGGGTTTGTATTTAGTTTACTAGGCATTTCTATGGGAGGGCTACTGGGTTCAATTATTACCGCAACGGCGGGTGCTGTCATCTTGTTATTTGTTGTTGGCCTTATTAAAAAGCTATAG
- a CDS encoding DUF3047 domain-containing protein produces the protein MLRWTILLFSIIVCLNVTAATNLTSLSDKGIDSWEPKEFSGESIYTIDEYKGRLALKALSHNAASGLVLEQQIDLTATPYLNWSWLVEKTLLQLDERSKKGDDFVARIYVVIDGGFMVWKTKSLNYVWSSNQDKDLVWDNAFAGSSVKMMSVRGKEAQKGQWYQEKRNVYQDLIDIFGDKGSEQANQKAYKYIDIIAIMTDTDNSGKQAESYYGDIVFSAM, from the coding sequence ATGCTTCGATGGACTATTTTACTTTTTAGCATAATCGTTTGCTTGAATGTGACCGCTGCTACTAACCTGACCTCATTGAGTGACAAGGGGATTGATAGCTGGGAACCCAAAGAATTCTCAGGTGAATCAATTTACACCATAGATGAATATAAAGGGCGCTTGGCGCTAAAAGCACTCAGTCATAATGCCGCATCAGGGTTAGTGTTAGAACAGCAAATTGATCTTACTGCAACGCCTTACCTAAACTGGAGTTGGTTAGTCGAAAAAACGCTGCTGCAGTTAGATGAGCGCAGTAAAAAAGGCGATGACTTTGTCGCTCGAATTTACGTGGTTATCGATGGTGGTTTTATGGTGTGGAAAACCAAATCATTAAACTATGTTTGGTCGAGTAATCAAGATAAAGACTTGGTTTGGGATAATGCGTTTGCTGGCTCAAGTGTCAAAATGATGTCTGTTCGAGGAAAAGAAGCGCAAAAGGGTCAGTGGTATCAAGAAAAACGCAATGTATACCAAGACTTGATTGATATTTTTGGTGATAAAGGCAGTGAGCAAGCGAACCAGAAAGCGTATAAATACATAGACATTATCGCGATTATGACCGATACCGATAATAGCGGCAAACAAGCCGAATCTTATTATGGTGACATAGTATTCAGTGCAATGTAG